The following are from one region of the Juglans regia cultivar Chandler chromosome 10, Walnut 2.0, whole genome shotgun sequence genome:
- the LOC108983836 gene encoding patellin-3-like, which yields MAEESVQNQGQETLTQEEEVVVTDVPQAEKASTKVEKEPQSTHVRETEEPVKPRTVEEEPAVENDMSTKPADNVEKIPQSVSFEEESTRVADLPETEKKALEELKQLIQDALSKHEFTTLASSLTSPSQPKEEEKPAAVEEREDEKPAEEKASEVTADVPSMAPEEPTKPESETSEETKDGAEKKAEPANEATVAEQLTETVVVTKVIKEKVAADSVDDDGAKTVEAIEETIVAVSSSVSQEQPPTPPTKDVEGQNAAPPPEPEEKDTKAPLSQEEVSIWGVPLLADERSDVILLKFLRARDFKVKDAFSMIKNTVRWRKEFGIDKLLEEDLGSDLEKVVFMHGFDKEGHPVCYNVYGEFQSKELYQKTFSDEEKRQKFLRWRIQFLERSIRKLDFTPGGICTIVQVNDLKNSPGPGKWELRHATKQALQLLQDNYPEFVAKQVFINVPWWYLAVNRMISPFLTQRTKSKFVFAGPSKSVGTLSRYIAPEQVPIKYGGLSKDGEFGTTDAVNEITIRPAAKHTVEFPVTESCLLSWEVRVVGWEVRYGAEFVPSAEESYTVIIQKTRKVSSSEEPVVCNSFKIGEPGKVVLTIDNPTSKKKKLLYRLKTKPSSD from the exons ATGGCTGAGGAATCTGTTCAAAATCAAGGCCAAGAGACATTGACACAAGAAGAAGAGGTGGTGGTCACTGATGTTCCACAGGCTGAGAAAGCCAGTACAAAGGTGGAGAAGGAGCCTCAGTCAACGCATGTACGAGAGACTGAGGAGCCCGTGAAGCCTAGGACTGTCGAAGAAGAGCCTGCCGTTGAGAATGACATGTCCACAAAGCCTGCTGACAATGTTGAGAAGATCCCACAATCGGTTTCTTTCGAGGAAGAGAGCACCAGAGTTGCTGATCTTCCTGAGACCGAGAAAAAGGCACTCGAAGAGCTTAAGCAGCTCATCCAAGACGCGCTCAGCAAGCATGAATTCACTACTCTGGCTTCATCTCTAACTTCGCCATCACAacccaaagaagaagaaaagccaGCCGCTGTAGAGGAAAGAGAGGACGAGAAACCCGCTGAAGAAAAGGCATCGGAAGTGACTGCTGATGTTCCTTCAATGGCACCGGAAGAACCCACAAAACCAGAATCAGAAACTTCAGAAGAAACCAAGGATGGAGCAGAGAAGAAGGCAGAACCAGCAAATGAAGCAACAGTCGCGGAACAACTAACAGAAACAGTGGTGGTTACAAAAGTTATTAAAGAGAAGGTGGCTGCGGATTCTGTAGATGATGATGGTGCAAAGACTGTGGAAGCCATAGAAGAAACCATTGTGGCGGTCTCTTCTTCAGTATCACAGGAGCAGCCTCCTACACCTCCAACGAAAGATGTGGAAGGTCAGAACGCTGCTCCACCTCCGGAACCGGAAGAAAAAGATACCAAAGCCCCTCTGTCTCAGGAGGAGGTCTCCATCTGGGGTGTACCACTACTGGCCGATGAGAGGAGCGATGTCATTCTCCTGAAATTTCTCCGAGCGAGAGATTTCAAGGTGAAAGATGCGTTCTCTATGATCAAGAACACCGTACGCTGGAGGAAAGAGTTTGGGATCGATAAGTTGCTTGAAGAAGACCTGGGCAGTGATTTAGAAAAGGTGGTGTTCATGCACGGCTTTGATAAGGAAGGACACCCCGTGTGCTACAATGTCTATGGGGAATTCCAAAGCAAGGAGCTCTACCAGAAAACATTTTCCGATGAAGAGAAGAGGCAGAAATTCCTGAGGTGGAGAATTCAATTCCTGGAAAGGAGTATCCGGAAGTTGGATTTCACCCCAGGCGGTATTTGCACTATTGTTCAGGTCAATGATTTGAAGAATTCTCCTGGGCCTGGGAAGTGGGAGCTTAGACATGCAACCAAACAGGCCCTCCAACTTCTCCAAGATAATTATCCTGAATTTGTTGCCAAACAG GTGTTTATCAATGTCCCTTGGTGGTACCTGGCAGTCAACAGAATGATAAGCCCATTCCTGACCCAGAGGACCAAAAGCAAGTTTGTTTTTGCTGGCCCTTCCAAGTCTGTGGGGACCCTTTCGAG GTACATAGCTCCAGAACAGGTACCAATCAAATACGGAGGATTAAGCAAAGATGGTGAATTTGGCACAACTGATGCCGTTAATGAGATTACTATTAGACCAGCAGCAAAGCACACAGTGGAATTTCCGGTTACTGAG TCCTGCCTTCTCTCTTGGGAGGTCAGAGTAGTGGGTTGGGAGGTGAGGTACGGTGCAGAATTTGTGCCAAGCGCTGAAGAAAGTTACACTGTGATCATACAGAAGACTAGAAAGGTTTCCTCATCTGAAGAACCAGTCGTTTGCAATAGTTTCAAGATTGGTGAGCCTGGCAAGGTGGTACTGACCATTGACAATCCTACCTCTAAGAAGAAAAAGCTCCTTTACCGCTTGAAGACCAAGCCTTCTTCTGATTGA